From the Vibrio metoecus genome, one window contains:
- a CDS encoding sulfate/molybdate ABC transporter ATP-binding protein has translation MSIRLDNISKHFGQFQALAPLSLKIEDGEMIGLLGPSGSGKTTLLRIIAGLEGADSGTIHFRNRDVTNVHVRDRRVGFVFQNYALFRHMTVADNVAFGLQVMERTKRPHPAEIQKRVKQLLEIVQLGHLAHRYPEQLSGGQKQRIALARALATQPEVLLLDEPFGALDAKVRKELRRWLRSLHDELGFTSVFVTHDQDEALELSDRVVVMSNGRIEQIDSPVELYAQPNSRFVFDFFGNVNQFAGEWQNGQWVNGSAFIQPPENDATRQSGLLYVRSHELALSDKENSQASLPFVVVSINPVGAEVRVELAPVGWQSQELWEAKLSHRSLSEKRLSRGDQVFATPQVGYFFASEGQSSPSVLRWPFLAPGSLMFEI, from the coding sequence ATGAGCATTCGTCTAGATAATATCTCTAAACATTTTGGCCAGTTTCAGGCGCTTGCCCCGCTTTCTCTCAAGATTGAAGATGGTGAAATGATTGGTTTGTTAGGGCCATCTGGTTCAGGAAAAACCACTTTGCTGCGTATTATTGCCGGTTTGGAAGGGGCGGATTCCGGTACAATTCATTTTCGAAATCGTGACGTAACGAATGTGCATGTGCGCGATCGTCGAGTCGGCTTTGTGTTCCAAAACTATGCGCTGTTTCGTCATATGACGGTGGCCGATAACGTAGCGTTTGGCTTGCAGGTGATGGAGCGTACTAAGCGCCCTCATCCGGCGGAAATTCAAAAGCGTGTGAAGCAACTGCTTGAAATCGTACAGCTTGGCCATTTGGCGCATCGTTATCCAGAGCAGCTTTCTGGTGGTCAAAAACAGCGTATTGCACTGGCTCGCGCACTGGCAACCCAACCTGAAGTGCTACTGTTGGATGAGCCGTTTGGCGCTTTGGATGCCAAAGTGCGTAAAGAGCTGCGCCGTTGGCTGCGTAGCCTGCATGACGAGTTAGGTTTTACCAGCGTGTTTGTGACCCACGATCAGGATGAAGCGTTGGAGCTTTCCGATCGCGTGGTGGTGATGAGTAATGGCCGCATTGAGCAGATCGACTCGCCGGTTGAGCTTTACGCTCAGCCCAATAGCCGCTTTGTGTTTGATTTCTTTGGGAACGTTAATCAGTTTGCGGGTGAGTGGCAAAATGGCCAGTGGGTCAATGGCTCTGCCTTTATTCAGCCACCAGAGAATGACGCGACGCGTCAAAGTGGTTTGCTGTATGTGCGCAGCCATGAGTTGGCGCTGTCGGATAAAGAGAACAGCCAAGCCTCATTGCCGTTTGTAGTGGTCTCCATTAACCCTGTTGGGGCAGAAGTGCGCGTTGAGCTAGCGCCTGTCGGTTGGCAAAGCCAAGAGTTGTGGGAAGCCAAACTTTCACATCGTTCTTTAAGCGAAAAACGCTTGAGTCGCGGCGATCAAGTCTTCGCCACACCGCAAGTGGGCTATTTCTTTGCCAGTGAAGGGCAAAGTAGCCCGAGCGTCCTACGCTGGCCATTCTTGGCTCCGGGTAGTTTGATGTTTGAAATCTGA
- the cysT gene encoding sulfate/thiosulfate ABC transporter permease CysT, producing MGQTLAHSRPRQQRVLPGFALSLGVSLLFVSLILLLPATGLIMQTSNMTFSEYWQVIADPRVVASYKVTVGSALIASLFNGLFGLLLAWVLVRYTFPGKRILDALVDLPFALPTAVAGITLATLYSANGWIGSVLAELGIKVAYTPLGIIVAMAFTSIPFVVRTVQPVLEEISREEEEAGMTLGASDAAVFWKVILPSLKPALLVGTALSFTRSLGEFGAVIFIAGNMPYISEITSLMIFVRLQEFDFPAASAIASVVLLTSLLLLLIINLWQGAYLRRIHGR from the coding sequence ATGGGTCAAACGCTTGCACACTCTCGCCCGCGCCAGCAACGGGTTTTACCCGGTTTTGCGTTGAGCCTCGGTGTCTCTTTGCTGTTTGTCAGCTTGATCCTGCTGCTACCTGCCACTGGACTTATTATGCAGACCAGCAACATGACCTTTAGCGAGTATTGGCAAGTGATTGCCGACCCTCGTGTGGTGGCAAGTTATAAGGTGACGGTTGGCTCGGCCTTGATTGCTTCACTGTTTAATGGCTTGTTTGGTTTGCTGCTTGCTTGGGTGTTGGTGCGTTACACTTTTCCCGGCAAACGTATTCTTGATGCGCTGGTCGATCTTCCTTTTGCGCTTCCCACCGCGGTGGCTGGGATTACCTTGGCAACGCTGTATTCGGCCAATGGCTGGATTGGTAGCGTACTTGCCGAGTTAGGCATCAAGGTCGCTTATACGCCACTCGGTATTATTGTGGCGATGGCTTTTACCAGTATTCCCTTTGTGGTGCGCACGGTTCAGCCAGTGTTAGAAGAAATATCCCGTGAGGAAGAAGAAGCGGGCATGACGTTAGGCGCATCCGATGCTGCTGTGTTTTGGAAAGTGATTCTCCCTTCACTCAAACCCGCTTTATTGGTCGGAACGGCGTTGTCTTTTACGCGCAGTTTAGGGGAGTTCGGAGCGGTGATCTTTATTGCCGGCAATATGCCTTACATCAGCGAAATTACCTCGCTAATGATCTTCGTGCGTCTGCAAGAGTTTGATTTCCCAGCGGCGAGTGCGATTGCCTCGGTTGTGCTGCTGACTTCACTTTTGTTACTGCTGATAATTAACCTCTGGCAAGGCGCTTATCTGCGTCGCATTCACGGACGATAG
- the cysW gene encoding sulfate ABC transporter permease subunit CysW yields the protein MAHSQPLRVGEKPWVKWSLIALALLLVAVLLLIPLLSIFQQAFANGIGAYFSYFNDPDTRHAIGLTLVVALLTVPINLVFGVLLSWLVTRFEFVGRKFLITLIDIPFAVSPVVAGLLYLLLYGTSGWLGEWLYERDLQIMFAWPGIVLVTVFVTCPFVARELIPLMQQQGRSDEEAAVILGASWWQLFRRVTLPNIKWALIYGVILTNARAVGEFGAVAVVSGNIRGETNTLPLHVQLLYEDYQSQAAFASASLLAFIALLTLLLKALVEWRQERLQAVEHNEQGTL from the coding sequence ATGGCACATTCTCAGCCTTTACGTGTCGGTGAAAAGCCGTGGGTGAAATGGAGTTTGATCGCATTGGCTCTGTTATTGGTGGCCGTACTGCTGCTGATCCCACTGCTGAGCATTTTCCAACAAGCGTTTGCTAACGGCATTGGCGCTTATTTTAGTTACTTTAATGACCCCGATACGCGCCACGCGATTGGGTTAACGCTAGTGGTGGCACTACTGACAGTGCCAATCAATCTGGTGTTTGGTGTGCTGCTCTCTTGGCTAGTGACCCGCTTTGAATTTGTTGGTCGCAAGTTTTTGATCACCTTGATTGATATTCCGTTCGCTGTTTCTCCGGTGGTGGCGGGGCTACTTTACCTGCTGCTCTATGGCACCAGTGGCTGGTTGGGCGAATGGTTGTATGAGCGCGATCTGCAAATCATGTTTGCTTGGCCGGGCATTGTACTGGTGACTGTGTTTGTGACCTGTCCGTTTGTGGCGCGTGAGCTAATTCCACTTATGCAGCAGCAAGGACGCTCGGATGAAGAAGCCGCGGTGATTTTGGGCGCATCATGGTGGCAACTGTTTCGCCGAGTCACTCTGCCTAACATTAAGTGGGCGTTGATTTATGGCGTGATCCTCACCAATGCTCGCGCGGTGGGGGAGTTTGGCGCGGTAGCCGTCGTTTCAGGAAATATTCGCGGTGAAACCAATACCTTGCCTTTGCATGTACAGCTTCTGTACGAGGATTATCAGTCGCAAGCAGCTTTTGCTAGCGCTTCGCTACTGGCGTTTATCGCCTTATTAACACTATTACTGAAAGCTTTGGTCGAGTGGCGTCAAGAACGCCTTCAGGCGGTCGAGCATAATGAGCAGGGAACCTTATGA
- a CDS encoding bile acid:sodium symporter family protein encodes MAQLMLTIGLPIALAWMMFCVGITLSVADFKRVSEYPGKIALGLTAQLVGLPLIAYLLIHTFALPEVVAVGLWILALAPGGASSNAISHLAGGDAALSITMTAVSSLIIPFSLPLLLPLVLTDVSTVIPLKTAILQLMVVTLLPVTLGMLLHHFCKGERFHQFSAFAGKTALWALFFTVAVTLAANTAVFTQLFSVAALMVLLLCLLGMGLGVVCAKLLSGDAKLTKTFAIEVGIQNAGTAIFVAIVQLQQPELALTPLLYGVLMNLPAVILIAWNKQKTVKA; translated from the coding sequence ATGGCGCAATTAATGTTAACAATTGGGCTTCCTATCGCGCTCGCTTGGATGATGTTTTGTGTCGGTATTACCTTATCAGTGGCAGACTTCAAGCGAGTGAGTGAATACCCAGGCAAAATTGCCCTTGGACTTACCGCGCAGTTAGTTGGGTTACCGCTTATCGCTTATCTGCTGATCCATACTTTCGCTTTGCCAGAAGTGGTGGCCGTTGGATTGTGGATTTTAGCCTTGGCTCCGGGTGGGGCGTCATCAAATGCGATTAGCCACTTAGCGGGAGGGGATGCGGCACTTTCGATCACGATGACGGCAGTGAGTAGCTTAATTATTCCTTTCAGTCTGCCGTTGCTATTACCTCTGGTGCTAACGGATGTCTCTACGGTTATTCCTTTAAAAACCGCCATCTTACAGCTGATGGTCGTGACTCTGTTGCCTGTCACTTTGGGCATGTTGTTACACCATTTCTGCAAAGGTGAGCGCTTTCACCAGTTCTCGGCATTCGCCGGAAAAACGGCGTTGTGGGCATTGTTCTTTACCGTTGCTGTGACTCTGGCGGCGAATACCGCCGTTTTTACACAGCTATTTTCCGTTGCCGCATTAATGGTACTGCTGCTTTGCCTCTTAGGCATGGGGCTTGGGGTGGTTTGCGCTAAGCTTCTGTCTGGTGATGCGAAACTAACCAAAACCTTTGCCATTGAAGTGGGGATACAAAACGCGGGCACGGCAATTTTTGTAGCGATTGTCCAACTTCAGCAGCCCGAATTGGCATTAACGCCTTTATTATATGGTGTGCTGATGAACCTTCCGGCGGTCATTTTAATTGCATGGAATAAACAAAAAACAGTGAAGGCCTAG
- the recA gene encoding recombinase RecA: MDENKQKALAAALGQIEKQFGKGSIMRLGDNRAMDVETISTGSLSLDIALGAGGLPMGRIVEIFGPESSGKTTLTLELIAAAQREGKTCAFIDAEHALDPVYAKKLGVNIDELLVSQPDTGEQALEICDALARSGAVDVIVVDSVAALTPKAEIEGEMGDSHMGLQARMLSQAMRKLTGNLKQSNCMCIFINQIRMKIGVMFGNPETTTGGNALKFYASVRLDIRRTGAIKEGEEVVGNETRIKVVKNKIAAPFKEANTQIMYGQGFNREGELIDLGVKHKMVEKSGAWYSYNGDKIGQGKANACKYLKENPEIAKTLDKKLREMLLNPENMQLTGETASAADDVEFGAVPEEF, from the coding sequence ATGGACGAGAATAAACAGAAGGCACTTGCGGCCGCCCTCGGTCAAATTGAAAAGCAATTTGGTAAAGGCTCCATCATGCGCTTAGGCGACAACCGCGCGATGGATGTAGAAACCATTTCGACCGGTTCTCTGTCTCTGGATATCGCGTTGGGTGCTGGTGGCTTACCAATGGGACGTATCGTTGAGATCTTCGGCCCTGAATCTTCGGGTAAAACGACACTGACTCTGGAACTGATTGCTGCTGCACAACGTGAAGGTAAAACCTGTGCGTTTATCGATGCCGAGCACGCACTGGATCCGGTTTATGCCAAAAAATTGGGCGTGAATATCGATGAGCTACTGGTTTCTCAGCCAGATACCGGCGAGCAAGCACTGGAAATTTGTGATGCACTGGCTCGCTCTGGTGCCGTGGATGTGATTGTTGTCGACTCAGTAGCGGCTTTGACACCAAAAGCGGAAATTGAAGGCGAAATGGGCGATAGCCACATGGGGCTACAAGCGCGTATGTTGTCGCAAGCGATGCGTAAACTGACGGGTAACCTCAAGCAGTCCAACTGTATGTGTATCTTTATCAACCAAATTCGTATGAAGATTGGTGTGATGTTTGGTAACCCAGAAACTACCACTGGCGGTAACGCACTGAAATTCTACGCTTCTGTTCGTCTGGATATTCGCCGTACTGGCGCAATTAAAGAAGGCGAAGAAGTGGTAGGCAACGAAACGCGCATCAAAGTAGTAAAGAACAAGATTGCGGCGCCGTTTAAAGAAGCCAACACTCAAATTATGTATGGACAAGGTTTCAACCGCGAAGGCGAGCTAATCGATCTTGGTGTGAAACACAAAATGGTTGAGAAGTCAGGCGCTTGGTACAGCTACAACGGCGATAAAATCGGCCAAGGTAAAGCGAATGCGTGCAAATATCTGAAAGAAAATCCAGAGATTGCTAAGACGCTAGACAAAAAACTGCGTGAAATGCTGCTTAACCCAGAAAATATGCAACTGACTGGTGAAACGGCTTCCGCTGCTGATGATGTAGAATTTGGTGCTGTGCCAGAAGAGTTTTAA
- the alaS gene encoding alanine--tRNA ligase, whose protein sequence is MFMSTDEVRRAFLSFFESKGHQIVESSSLVPANDPTLLFTNAGMNQFKDCFLGLEKRAYTRATTAQRCVRAGGKHNDLENVGFTARHHTFFEMLGNFSFGDYFKEDAIQYAWEFLTDVLQLPKERLLVTVYETDDEAFDIWNKKVGIPADRIIRIGDKKGGKKFDSDNFWQMGDTGPCGPCTEIFYDHGDHIWGGPPGSPEEDGDRFIEIWNNVFMQFNRHADGTMEPLPKPSVDTGMGIERISAIMQGVHSNYEIDVFQILIKAAADAIGYQDLTNQSLRVVADHIRSCAFLIVDGVMPSNEGRGYVLRRIIRRAVRHGNKLGAQGAFFHKLVGPLAEVMGTAGAELKKQQALVEKVLRIEEENFGRTLDRGMSILNDALDQLSGKVLDGETVFKLYDTYGFPADLTNDVARERGFSIDEAGFEKAMEEQRQRAREAGQFGTDYNSLIKSATNTEFCGYTASRGQSVVREMFVEGAEVSALSAGDKAIIVLDNTPFYAESGGQCGDTGVLKTEAGIFHVEDTHKLGNAIAHHGVLAQGVLAKGDQVDAIVDEQRRAAISLNHSATHLLHAALRKVLGEHVAQKGSLVRAETLRFDFSHLEAMTAAEIKEVERLVNQEIRRNHSIETNIMNIDEAKAKGAMALFGEKYDDQVRVLSMGDFSTELCGGIHASNTGDIGLFKIISEGGIAAGIRRIEAVTGEGALDYIEAQQEQHDAKIVEMAAKAKLLEKEIQQLKDKLAAKESAGLINQVKQIAGVNVLVAGLNGADNKALRGMVDDLKNQLGSGIIMLGNVADGKVGLIAGVTNDLTSKVKAGELVNMVALQVGGKGGGRPDMAQAGGTDAHALPSALESVDAWIAERL, encoded by the coding sequence ATGTTTATGAGCACGGATGAGGTGCGCCGCGCGTTCCTCTCATTCTTTGAAAGCAAAGGTCACCAAATTGTAGAAAGTTCTTCTCTGGTGCCTGCTAACGATCCGACCCTGTTGTTTACCAACGCAGGGATGAACCAATTTAAAGACTGTTTCTTGGGCTTGGAAAAGCGCGCCTACACTCGCGCGACGACTGCTCAACGTTGTGTCCGCGCGGGCGGCAAGCACAACGATCTAGAAAACGTCGGTTTCACCGCACGTCACCACACTTTCTTCGAAATGCTGGGTAACTTCAGTTTCGGTGACTATTTCAAAGAAGATGCGATCCAGTATGCATGGGAATTTCTGACTGACGTTCTGCAACTGCCGAAAGAGCGCTTGCTTGTGACGGTTTATGAAACCGATGATGAAGCCTTTGATATTTGGAATAAAAAAGTCGGCATTCCTGCTGATCGCATTATTCGTATCGGCGATAAAAAAGGTGGCAAGAAGTTCGATTCTGACAACTTCTGGCAGATGGGTGACACTGGTCCTTGCGGCCCATGTACCGAAATCTTCTATGACCACGGTGACCACATTTGGGGCGGACCTCCGGGTTCACCTGAAGAAGATGGTGATCGCTTCATCGAAATTTGGAACAACGTTTTCATGCAGTTCAACCGTCATGCGGATGGCACGATGGAGCCGCTACCTAAGCCGTCTGTGGATACGGGCATGGGTATCGAGCGTATCTCGGCGATCATGCAAGGCGTGCACTCCAACTACGAAATCGACGTATTCCAAATACTGATCAAAGCAGCCGCAGACGCAATTGGTTACCAAGATTTGACTAATCAATCGCTGCGTGTTGTGGCTGACCACATTCGTTCTTGCGCATTTTTGATCGTTGATGGTGTGATGCCTTCGAATGAAGGTCGTGGTTATGTGCTGCGCCGTATCATTCGTCGTGCAGTTCGTCATGGCAATAAGCTCGGTGCACAAGGTGCGTTCTTCCACAAGTTGGTGGGGCCATTGGCAGAAGTGATGGGTACCGCTGGCGCTGAGCTGAAAAAGCAGCAAGCTCTGGTTGAAAAAGTCCTTCGCATTGAAGAAGAAAACTTTGGTCGTACTCTTGATCGCGGTATGAGCATTCTGAATGATGCACTGGATCAACTGTCAGGCAAGGTGCTAGACGGAGAAACCGTATTTAAACTGTACGATACCTACGGCTTCCCTGCGGATTTAACTAATGATGTGGCGCGTGAGCGCGGTTTTAGCATTGATGAAGCCGGTTTTGAAAAAGCGATGGAAGAGCAGCGCCAGCGTGCTCGTGAGGCGGGCCAGTTTGGGACTGACTATAACTCGCTGATCAAATCGGCAACCAATACTGAATTCTGCGGTTACACGGCGAGTCGTGGCCAAAGTGTGGTACGCGAAATGTTCGTTGAGGGCGCAGAAGTATCTGCACTGTCAGCCGGTGATAAAGCCATCATCGTATTGGACAACACGCCATTCTACGCTGAGTCTGGTGGCCAATGTGGCGATACTGGCGTGCTGAAAACAGAAGCGGGAATCTTCCATGTGGAAGATACGCACAAGTTGGGTAACGCAATTGCGCATCACGGTGTTTTGGCACAAGGTGTGTTAGCCAAAGGCGATCAGGTGGATGCCATCGTCGATGAACAGCGCCGTGCGGCAATTTCACTGAACCACTCGGCGACTCACTTGCTGCATGCAGCACTCCGTAAAGTGCTAGGAGAACACGTGGCGCAGAAAGGCTCTCTAGTGCGTGCCGAAACACTGCGTTTTGACTTCTCACATCTGGAAGCGATGACCGCTGCAGAGATTAAAGAAGTAGAACGCTTAGTGAACCAAGAAATTCGTCGTAACCACAGTATCGAAACCAACATCATGAATATTGATGAAGCGAAAGCGAAAGGTGCGATGGCGCTGTTTGGTGAGAAATATGACGACCAAGTTCGTGTGCTCTCAATGGGCGATTTCTCAACTGAGCTGTGTGGTGGTATCCACGCGAGCAACACGGGTGATATTGGTCTGTTTAAGATCATCTCTGAAGGTGGTATTGCTGCGGGTATTCGTCGTATTGAAGCGGTGACTGGCGAAGGTGCGCTTGATTATATCGAAGCGCAGCAAGAGCAGCATGACGCAAAAATTGTTGAGATGGCCGCTAAAGCCAAATTGCTAGAGAAAGAAATTCAGCAACTGAAAGATAAACTGGCCGCTAAAGAGAGCGCAGGACTAATCAATCAAGTTAAGCAGATCGCGGGTGTGAATGTGTTGGTTGCAGGGTTGAATGGCGCTGACAACAAAGCACTGCGTGGCATGGTGGACGATCTGAAAAATCAACTAGGTAGCGGCATCATCATGCTAGGTAACGTGGCGGATGGCAAAGTGGGCTTGATCGCTGGCGTAACCAACGATTTAACCAGCAAAGTCAAAGCGGGTGAGCTGGTCAACATGGTCGCGCTACAAGTCGGTGGTAAA
- the recX gene encoding recombination regulator RecX encodes MSLDLATCRQSALQLLSRRDHSEYELHQKLALKGHPAEVIDEVVKYVLELGYLSDARYAASQARQIVHKGYGEQRLRQQLKEKRVAEEVIEQALAEQTIDWFELAKEVAHKKFKSGISHERSQYAKQVRYLQYRGFNFEQIRYALQASESDE; translated from the coding sequence ATGAGCCTCGACTTAGCTACTTGCCGACAAAGTGCCTTGCAGCTACTGAGTCGCCGCGATCATAGCGAATATGAGTTACACCAAAAATTAGCCCTCAAAGGTCATCCTGCTGAAGTGATTGATGAGGTTGTGAAGTACGTTTTAGAGCTAGGGTATTTGAGTGATGCCCGTTACGCAGCCAGTCAGGCTCGACAAATCGTTCATAAAGGTTACGGTGAGCAGCGTTTGCGCCAGCAACTCAAAGAAAAGCGGGTCGCGGAAGAGGTGATTGAGCAAGCCCTCGCCGAGCAAACGATAGATTGGTTTGAACTAGCGAAAGAGGTCGCACACAAGAAATTCAAAAGCGGCATCAGCCACGAGCGCTCGCAATACGCCAAACAAGTTCGGTACTTACAGTACCGTGGTTTCAACTTTGAGCAAATCCGTTATGCGCTTCAAGCCAGTGAGAGTGATGAGTAA
- the pncC gene encoding nicotinamide-nucleotide amidase produces MRTPLLMSQQLGLLLAKQQQILTTAESCTGGGVAYWVTEVAGSSAWFDRSFVTYSNEAKQEMLGVRQATLQQFGAVSEQTVEEMALGALLHSRATLAASISGIAGPGGGSVEKPVGTVCFGFASVQGWLKVETCHFAGDREQVRQQAIAHVLQSLIEHLAADQVQNVN; encoded by the coding sequence ATGAGAACACCATTATTAATGAGTCAACAGCTAGGACTCTTACTTGCCAAGCAGCAGCAGATCCTTACCACGGCGGAATCTTGCACCGGCGGTGGTGTGGCTTATTGGGTGACTGAAGTGGCCGGAAGCTCTGCATGGTTTGATCGCAGTTTTGTGACTTACAGTAATGAAGCCAAACAAGAAATGCTCGGTGTTCGGCAAGCAACATTACAACAATTTGGTGCAGTTTCTGAACAGACCGTTGAAGAGATGGCGCTTGGTGCGCTCTTGCATTCAAGGGCTACGCTAGCAGCTTCGATTAGCGGCATTGCTGGCCCCGGTGGCGGTAGCGTAGAAAAGCCAGTTGGCACCGTTTGCTTCGGCTTTGCCAGTGTTCAAGGTTGGCTCAAAGTGGAAACCTGCCATTTTGCAGGCGATCGCGAACAAGTGCGTCAGCAAGCCATAGCGCATGTGTTGCAAAGCTTGATTGAACATCTCGCAGCAGATCAGGTTCAAAACGTTAACTGA